From one Agathobaculum sp. NTUH-O15-33 genomic stretch:
- a CDS encoding sensor histidine kinase produces the protein MAGYPRRLFPQQREPETMRFTFETAINALEAFLILDFLARYFGFRVEGAKRWWGCGLFWLISTVAVTCFSAMAAFQITSSLVQIVINLIFCQVLLKGNVWIQAVLSAFTMIGIMAIAGFTAFLFGSIFDADIVDIFTQFDTIRIISVLLTKLLFFQITRLVLRFKKHSRVERQDVFPLVVFPVLSIVTIGLITSTAMQAPETQSKIFIAVCLLIVLNLLTYWLFISLARSSQLKSDYQLLALKHASDRQNAADIQNLYEEVRSIRHDMSNHLLCLSHMLEPADCKQADVRQYIQNLLRQQEDLNRTFVFSGNDALDAILNVKQSAAFHAGISFSPVITETLRFMAAEDICVLFGNLLDNAIEAASRAPVKEITLTIGKSDEYAMITLRNSITRSVLGDNPTLDTTKTIKEGHGYGVKNINKIVQKYSGHLRFYEENDRFVTEILLSRS, from the coding sequence GTGGCAGGATACCCAAGACGCCTTTTTCCGCAGCAAAGGGAGCCTGAAACAATGAGATTTACTTTTGAAACAGCGATCAACGCGCTGGAAGCCTTTTTAATCCTAGATTTTCTCGCGCGGTATTTTGGCTTCCGGGTGGAGGGCGCGAAACGGTGGTGGGGCTGCGGTTTGTTTTGGTTGATTTCCACGGTAGCAGTCACTTGTTTCTCTGCTATGGCAGCATTTCAGATCACTTCCAGCTTAGTGCAGATTGTAATCAACCTTATTTTCTGTCAGGTTCTTTTAAAGGGTAACGTTTGGATACAGGCAGTTTTGTCCGCTTTTACCATGATTGGCATTATGGCGATCGCAGGTTTTACTGCGTTTTTGTTTGGCAGTATATTCGATGCCGATATTGTAGATATTTTTACTCAATTCGATACCATACGTATTATTTCTGTATTGCTCACAAAACTGTTGTTTTTTCAGATCACGCGTCTGGTGCTGCGTTTCAAAAAGCATAGCCGTGTTGAAAGGCAAGATGTTTTCCCACTGGTTGTCTTTCCTGTCCTGTCCATAGTTACAATCGGTCTAATCACCTCTACCGCCATGCAAGCGCCGGAGACACAATCTAAGATTTTTATCGCCGTCTGTCTGCTGATCGTACTAAACCTATTAACATATTGGCTGTTCATCAGTCTTGCGCGCAGCAGCCAGCTCAAAAGCGATTATCAGCTGCTGGCGCTCAAGCATGCCAGCGACCGGCAAAACGCGGCGGATATTCAAAACCTGTATGAGGAGGTGCGTTCCATTCGGCACGATATGAGTAATCATCTGCTTTGCTTATCCCATATGCTGGAGCCGGCGGACTGTAAACAAGCCGATGTCAGGCAATATATCCAAAACCTTCTGCGCCAGCAGGAGGATTTAAACCGCACCTTCGTTTTTTCCGGGAACGACGCTTTGGACGCTATTTTAAACGTCAAGCAATCCGCCGCTTTTCATGCCGGTATCTCGTTCAGCCCCGTCATTACCGAAACGCTGCGTTTTATGGCGGCGGAGGATATCTGCGTTCTTTTCGGAAACCTGCTGGATAACGCGATCGAAGCGGCCAGCAGAGCGCCGGTCAAGGAGATCACCCTTACCATCGGGAAATCGGACGAGTACGCTATGATAACGCTCCGCAACAGCATTACCCGCTCCGTCCTTGGCGATAACCCAACGCTTGACACCACAAAAACAATAAAGGAAGGACACGGCTACGGCGTAAAAAACATCAACAAAATCGTGCAAAAATATAGCGGCCACCTTCGTTTTTATGA